A genome region from Myroides fluvii includes the following:
- a CDS encoding response regulator transcription factor, whose translation MKNSDIKVLLVDDEQDIIEIISYNLEKEGYQVSTARNGKEAIEKAKKELPHLIILDVMMPEMDGMEACENIRRIDSLQNVIITFLTARGEDYSQVAGFDAGADDYITKPVKPKVLMSKVKALLRRLKNVEDTESGDIIQIGNIEINRDEYKILIDGAELSLPRKEFELLYLLASKPGKVFTREEILDRVWGNEVVVGGRTIDVHIRKLREKVGDDCFKTIKGVGYKLDM comes from the coding sequence ATGAAAAATTCAGACATTAAAGTCTTATTAGTTGATGATGAACAAGATATCATTGAAATCATCAGTTATAATTTAGAAAAAGAAGGCTATCAAGTTAGTACAGCAAGGAATGGGAAAGAGGCAATTGAAAAGGCAAAAAAGGAGCTTCCTCACCTTATTATCTTGGATGTAATGATGCCGGAGATGGATGGGATGGAAGCTTGTGAGAACATTCGAAGAATTGACAGTTTACAAAATGTTATCATTACATTCTTAACTGCTAGAGGAGAAGATTACTCTCAAGTGGCTGGATTTGATGCAGGAGCCGATGATTATATTACTAAACCTGTAAAACCTAAGGTTTTAATGAGTAAAGTTAAAGCGTTGTTGCGTCGATTAAAGAATGTTGAAGATACGGAAAGTGGCGATATTATTCAAATTGGCAATATTGAAATCAATCGAGATGAATATAAAATTTTAATTGATGGAGCAGAATTGTCTTTGCCTAGAAAAGAATTCGAATTGTTGTATTTATTGGCGTCAAAACCTGGAAAAGTATTTACAAGAGAAGAAATTTTAGATCGCGTTTGGGGGAATGAAGTTGTAGTTGGAGGTAGAACAATTGACGTACATATCCGCAAATTAAGAGAGAAAGTAGGAGATGATTGTTTTAAAACAATTAAAGGTGTTGGATATAAATTAGATATGTAG
- a CDS encoding sensor histidine kinase yields the protein MSIRFKRSYKFAVKSALLITICSLVITLPFVFLVKEGPWQLLTIHTILVYFASFFVIQYRVEHFIYRRIKKIYDKVSLLEHTDLRASAVTTDMKTLTEEIEKFATNKKIEIESLQVREEYRREFLGNISHELKTPLFMIQSYLETLSDGAIDDLEVRDRYLERAEQGVDRLIYIVKDLDMIAKLESGDLHLNIVEFDLVEMIQNAFDFLEYKAKKKNISLLFDLGYNKPIFVKGDKERIGQVITNLIENSIKYGKEKGTTEVSIENLVKNKLIVRVTDNGLGIRKEHIPRLFERFYRIDKSGARSVGGSGLGLSIVKHIVEAHDEHIYVESSYGYGSEFSFTLEKAAKHKTQNET from the coding sequence ATGTCAATACGATTTAAAAGATCCTATAAATTTGCTGTTAAGTCAGCGCTTTTAATAACAATATGTTCACTTGTTATTACATTGCCATTTGTTTTTTTGGTAAAAGAAGGACCTTGGCAACTTTTGACCATTCATACCATTTTGGTCTATTTTGCTTCTTTTTTTGTGATTCAATATCGCGTAGAGCACTTTATTTACCGTCGTATAAAAAAGATTTACGACAAAGTTTCGCTCTTAGAGCACACCGACCTTCGTGCTAGTGCAGTAACGACGGATATGAAAACGCTAACAGAGGAAATTGAAAAATTTGCAACAAACAAGAAGATTGAAATTGAATCCCTACAAGTACGAGAAGAATATAGACGTGAATTTTTAGGTAATATATCCCATGAATTGAAAACGCCGTTATTCATGATTCAAAGTTATTTGGAGACCTTGAGCGATGGGGCTATTGATGATTTAGAGGTGCGCGATCGCTACTTAGAACGTGCAGAACAAGGGGTGGATCGCTTGATTTATATCGTAAAAGACTTGGATATGATAGCCAAGCTAGAGTCTGGTGATTTGCATTTGAATATCGTGGAGTTTGACTTGGTAGAGATGATCCAAAACGCGTTTGATTTCTTAGAGTATAAAGCAAAAAAGAAAAATATTTCTTTACTATTTGACCTGGGGTATAACAAGCCCATTTTCGTCAAAGGAGATAAAGAGCGCATTGGACAAGTAATTACAAATTTGATCGAGAATTCAATAAAATACGGCAAGGAAAAGGGAACAACGGAAGTGAGCATTGAGAACTTGGTCAAGAATAAATTAATTGTACGGGTTACGGATAATGGATTGGGGATTCGCAAAGAACATATTCCGCGTTTATTTGAGCGTTTTTACCGCATAGACAAGAGTGGAGCGCGAAGTGTAGGAGGATCTGGATTGGGTTTATCTATTGTTAAACACATTGTTGAAGCACATGATGAACACATCTATGTGGAAAGCAGTTATGGTTATGGATCAGAGTTTTCTTTTACCTTGGAGAAAGCTGCAAAACACAAAACGCAAAATGAAACTTAA